A single window of uncultured Methanospirillum sp. DNA harbors:
- a CDS encoding CDC48 family AAA ATPase has protein sequence MSTTRDITLIVQEAPVQDKGKDIARISWDTMEKLGLSRGDVIEIEGAYKTYALVSPASSPWADVIYIDGNIRRRTGVGIREQAVIRKAEPREAKKAEFQIIQDVQGLDIRELEQFLAEQLKGNLLFTGKDIAIPVEGAERDPFDDLFRARSFGGSIWSSPTTYAVVRITSTDPEGATISTPNTRFSAIRGGKQASASSGRAGSPAAQSGEGGEKEKYIPDVHYEDIGGLGRELSLVREMIELPLRNPDLFNHLGIEPPKGVLLYGPPGTGKTLIAKAVANEVNAHFITLSGPEIMNKYYGESEGKLREVFEEAEEHAPSIIFIDEIDPIAPKREDTKGEVERRIVAQLLALMDGLKSRGRVIVIAATNLPDNLDPALRRGGRFDREIEIGIPDVSGRMAIFQIHSQRVPLDLAGVTISEDQLTRDEKLQISRLDDDITSLEARRSSDEVSQNKKGDEGEEIERRLSDVKAQKEEVENQIKRRLFLQPFANQTHGFVGADISLTVKEAAMHALRKGLEKVPPKDLKEGKIDKSLIASIRVTLGDFQAALSHVEPSAMREVLIEIPDVSWGQVGGLEEVKKDLKEAVEWPLRYPQIFSHLQTKTPKGILLFGPPGTGKTLMAKAVAHESECNFISVKGPELISKWVGESEKGIREVFRKARQAAPSIIFFDEIDSLVPKRGSYSDATHVTESVVSQILTEMDGMEELKNVTIIAATNRPDMLDDALMRPGRLERHIFVPPPDKEGRRQIFEVYLKDAGTLLTADVTINQLVEKTEGYVGADIEALIREAKLAAMREFIALMAGRTDRELEEAVANVRITSRHFEEAFGRVKGSLDDTTRERYTRESWQILYNQDQKKILEKAAFIIASSENRGIPEGEIRDLKAKVYGGAIKDFTSIEKQTQELDKRYNPT, from the coding sequence ATGTCTACAACTCGTGACATTACACTAATTGTTCAGGAAGCACCGGTGCAGGACAAGGGAAAAGACATTGCCCGGATATCCTGGGATACAATGGAGAAACTGGGACTCTCCCGTGGTGATGTGATTGAGATTGAGGGGGCTTACAAGACGTATGCCCTCGTCTCCCCGGCAAGTTCCCCATGGGCTGACGTGATCTATATCGATGGGAACATCAGGCGGAGAACTGGTGTCGGTATTCGTGAGCAGGCTGTCATCAGAAAGGCAGAACCCAGGGAGGCAAAAAAGGCCGAATTTCAGATCATACAGGATGTTCAGGGCCTTGACATAAGAGAACTGGAACAGTTCCTTGCCGAACAACTCAAGGGAAATCTGCTCTTCACAGGGAAAGATATAGCGATCCCGGTGGAAGGTGCTGAACGTGATCCATTTGATGATCTCTTCAGGGCACGTTCCTTTGGTGGTTCGATCTGGAGTTCTCCGACCACCTATGCGGTAGTCAGGATCACCTCCACCGATCCTGAAGGTGCCACCATTTCTACACCAAATACCAGATTCTCGGCGATAAGGGGAGGGAAACAGGCATCTGCCTCATCTGGGAGGGCAGGATCACCGGCAGCACAGTCCGGTGAAGGAGGAGAGAAGGAGAAGTATATCCCAGATGTCCATTACGAGGACATCGGTGGACTCGGGCGTGAACTCTCGCTCGTGCGTGAGATGATCGAGCTTCCCCTGCGAAATCCCGATCTCTTCAACCATCTCGGTATCGAACCGCCTAAAGGGGTACTCCTCTACGGACCGCCAGGTACCGGGAAAACCCTGATCGCCAAAGCCGTAGCAAACGAGGTGAATGCTCACTTCATCACCCTCTCAGGCCCCGAGATCATGAACAAGTATTACGGGGAGAGTGAAGGAAAACTTCGTGAGGTCTTTGAAGAAGCAGAGGAGCATGCTCCTTCGATCATCTTCATAGATGAGATAGACCCGATAGCGCCCAAGCGGGAGGATACGAAAGGGGAGGTTGAACGTCGTATCGTTGCCCAACTCCTGGCCCTGATGGATGGGCTCAAGAGCCGGGGCAGGGTCATTGTGATAGCAGCAACTAACCTGCCTGACAACCTGGACCCTGCATTGAGGCGGGGAGGCCGGTTCGATCGTGAGATCGAGATCGGAATTCCTGATGTGTCAGGAAGGATGGCGATCTTCCAGATCCATTCTCAGCGTGTGCCCCTTGACCTCGCCGGTGTAACTATCAGCGAAGATCAACTGACCCGCGATGAAAAGTTGCAGATCTCCCGGCTTGACGATGATATCACAAGCCTTGAGGCAAGACGATCTTCAGATGAGGTGAGTCAAAATAAGAAGGGAGACGAAGGGGAGGAGATTGAACGAAGGCTCAGTGATGTAAAAGCACAGAAAGAGGAGGTTGAGAACCAGATCAAGAGACGGCTCTTCCTTCAGCCGTTTGCAAATCAGACCCATGGGTTTGTCGGTGCTGACATCAGCCTGACTGTGAAAGAGGCTGCAATGCATGCCCTTCGTAAAGGCCTCGAGAAGGTTCCTCCGAAAGATCTGAAAGAGGGAAAGATCGACAAGAGCCTCATTGCATCTATCCGGGTAACCCTGGGAGATTTCCAGGCTGCCCTCTCCCATGTGGAACCTTCAGCTATGCGTGAGGTGCTCATAGAGATACCTGATGTATCATGGGGTCAGGTCGGTGGTCTTGAAGAGGTCAAGAAGGATCTGAAGGAGGCGGTCGAGTGGCCGCTCAGGTACCCGCAGATCTTCAGTCACCTGCAGACCAAGACACCCAAAGGAATTCTGCTCTTTGGTCCGCCCGGTACCGGGAAGACTCTGATGGCGAAAGCAGTTGCACACGAGAGTGAATGCAACTTCATCTCTGTGAAAGGGCCTGAACTGATCTCCAAGTGGGTTGGTGAGTCAGAGAAGGGGATCAGAGAGGTCTTCCGCAAAGCGAGACAGGCTGCACCGTCGATCATCTTCTTTGATGAGATCGACTCGCTCGTGCCGAAGCGGGGAAGTTACTCTGATGCTACCCATGTGACCGAGAGTGTGGTCTCGCAGATCCTGACCGAGATGGATGGGATGGAAGAACTCAAGAACGTGACCATCATTGCGGCAACCAACAGACCTGACATGTTGGACGATGCATTGATGAGACCTGGCAGGCTTGAGCGCCACATCTTTGTTCCCCCACCGGACAAAGAAGGGAGAAGACAGATCTTCGAGGTGTACCTGAAGGATGCAGGGACACTTCTCACCGCTGATGTCACCATCAATCAGTTGGTGGAGAAGACCGAGGGGTATGTTGGTGCCGACATCGAAGCCCTGATCCGTGAGGCCAAGCTTGCAGCCATGCGCGAGTTCATAGCACTAATGGCCGGAAGAACTGATCGTGAACTCGAAGAAGCGGTAGCAAATGTCAGGATCACCAGCCGACACTTCGAGGAGGCATTCGGTCGGGTGAAAGGTTCACTAGATGACACTACCCGTGAACGGTATACCCGGGAATCCTGGCAGATCCTCTATAACCAGGATCAGAAAAAGATCTTGGAGAAGGCGGCATTCATCATTGCCTCTTCAGAAAACCGTGGAATCCCGGAGGGTGAGATAAGGGATCTCAAGGCGAAGGTCTATGGAGGAGCAATAAAAGACTTTACCAGCATAGAAAAGCAGACACAGGAACTTGATAAGAGATACAACCCCACCTAA
- a CDS encoding DUF2193 domain-containing protein, which translates to MKELYEKMIREAMAAQRADVSTVQKKRGTKFSMADAKPYLDAVSGMKAGEGQSKSVIDLHKESVKSHYTILSNLTKTVRPEDDPFVEHYQTPVILEILCDKDPAFKKSMAEFVKQISKSEAIIGLESARRYAGFYGPTCVVDFALIPGSTSNVVNQILKATKIPDDHKKAILAAKSWGMNTSYGIGDVFAHAVESGETLAAATKKEIEMLASIYTNPVLAQAELMDSLGQKSFDCRKYMQEYRAKMEPFVLAAIADKVHYANIVTIPAYCVGDVAHHISQSTFNMCKDDMVMGIIEAVTDVIENSLMASVGKFKTPEQLVSVATGASAAAVEYILEMDGFNALMIVDLLTKRYHNYVQLNPTRGAAAELHNCDFMDMIYRGWGILDRARKIRNGSGKDLKPTVSGLPIDLTPVYTHEILNNPQWYAYPACAITVRLSALMRLADYPCLLTSEPITATLMTNVIALKKEIPAAPARICKNCASASCADFRHEYCQYREAV; encoded by the coding sequence ATGAAGGAATTATATGAGAAGATGATCCGGGAAGCGATGGCAGCACAGCGGGCTGACGTCTCTACAGTACAAAAGAAACGCGGAACTAAATTCTCGATGGCTGACGCAAAGCCGTACCTCGATGCAGTTTCCGGGATGAAGGCAGGTGAAGGGCAGAGCAAGTCCGTTATCGATCTCCACAAGGAGTCGGTAAAATCACACTATACTATCCTCTCCAACCTTACCAAGACGGTCCGGCCGGAAGACGACCCCTTTGTTGAGCATTACCAGACTCCGGTGATCCTTGAGATCCTCTGTGACAAAGACCCGGCATTCAAGAAGAGTATGGCCGAGTTTGTCAAGCAGATTAGTAAGAGTGAAGCGATCATCGGCCTTGAGTCAGCAAGACGGTATGCAGGATTTTATGGCCCTACCTGTGTGGTTGACTTCGCTCTTATACCTGGAAGTACCAGCAATGTCGTGAACCAGATCCTCAAGGCAACCAAGATTCCCGATGACCACAAGAAAGCCATCCTTGCTGCTAAATCATGGGGAATGAACACCAGTTATGGAATTGGTGACGTGTTTGCACATGCTGTTGAGTCAGGTGAAACCCTTGCAGCAGCAACAAAAAAGGAGATCGAGATGCTCGCCTCGATCTACACAAATCCTGTGTTGGCACAGGCAGAACTCATGGATTCCCTGGGCCAGAAATCGTTTGACTGCAGGAAGTACATGCAGGAGTACAGGGCCAAGATGGAGCCCTTTGTCCTGGCCGCAATCGCTGACAAGGTTCACTACGCTAACATCGTGACGATTCCGGCGTACTGCGTCGGTGATGTTGCACACCATATCTCCCAGTCCACCTTCAACATGTGCAAGGATGACATGGTGATGGGGATCATCGAGGCTGTCACTGATGTTATTGAAAACAGCTTGATGGCGTCGGTTGGCAAGTTCAAGACTCCTGAACAGCTGGTCTCGGTAGCGACCGGTGCGAGTGCAGCTGCTGTTGAGTATATTCTTGAGATGGATGGGTTCAACGCCCTGATGATCGTTGACCTGCTCACGAAACGCTATCACAACTATGTCCAGCTCAACCCGACGAGAGGAGCTGCAGCAGAACTGCACAACTGCGACTTCATGGACATGATCTACCGGGGATGGGGAATACTTGACCGTGCACGCAAGATCAGAAACGGTTCAGGAAAGGATCTGAAGCCAACTGTCTCCGGTCTTCCGATTGATCTCACACCGGTGTATACACACGAGATCCTCAACAACCCACAGTGGTATGCCTATCCAGCCTGTGCCATCACGGTCCGTCTCTCTGCCCTGATGAGACTTGCGGATTATCCCTGTCTGCTTACGAGCGAACCTATCACTGCCACCTTAATGACCAATGTCATTGCCCTTAAGAAAGAGATCCCCGCTGCCCCTGCACGGATCTGTAAGAACTGTGCTTCTGCATCCTGTGCAGACTTCAGACACGAATACTGCCAGTACCGCGAAGCGGTATAG
- a CDS encoding MIP/aquaporin family protein has product MVSLLKRSVAEGIGTALLVYFGAGAAAITLMISQGTKPTSSFNIGIGALGGLGDWLAIGLAFAFVIAAVIYATGRISGAHINPAVTIALWATKRFPLQDCGAYIVAQLIGAAIGSFLFAASAGMDAVTIGGLGATAPFPGISMGQAVLAEFIGTFILMLVIMGVAVDRQAPAGFAGLAIGLTVGGVITTTGNIAGSSLNPARTFGPYLGDLILGGTNHFGTFPIYLIGPILGAVAAAFLYDWLQAE; this is encoded by the coding sequence ATGGTATCACTCCTCAAGAGATCGGTTGCCGAAGGAATAGGAACAGCCCTGCTGGTGTATTTCGGTGCAGGGGCAGCAGCGATCACCCTGATGATCAGCCAGGGAACGAAGCCAACCTCCTCGTTTAACATCGGGATAGGTGCTCTTGGGGGTCTTGGCGACTGGCTTGCCATCGGGCTTGCATTTGCATTCGTTATTGCTGCAGTTATCTATGCTACTGGACGAATATCCGGTGCACATATTAACCCGGCGGTAACCATCGCTCTCTGGGCAACCAAACGGTTCCCATTACAAGACTGTGGTGCGTACATCGTAGCCCAGTTAATTGGTGCGGCAATCGGGAGTTTTCTCTTTGCAGCTTCAGCCGGAATGGACGCTGTCACCATCGGTGGTCTTGGTGCAACTGCCCCGTTTCCAGGTATCAGTATGGGACAGGCAGTCCTCGCGGAATTCATCGGGACATTCATCCTGATGCTGGTCATCATGGGTGTGGCCGTGGACAGGCAGGCACCGGCAGGATTTGCCGGACTCGCCATTGGTCTGACTGTTGGTGGTGTTATCACTACAACCGGCAATATTGCAGGTTCTTCACTCAACCCAGCACGAACCTTCGGGCCGTATCTTGGTGATCTGATTCTTGGTGGGACCAATCATTTTGGTACCTTTCCTATCTACCTGATCGGTCCGATCCTGGGTGCGGTAGCTGCAGCGTTTCTCTACGACTGGTTGCAGGCTGAGTAA
- a CDS encoding Hsp20/alpha crystallin family protein, with protein sequence MSDTPPEEFKNIEELLKKVLGQTLGTGQIRPGVIGVNIILAGGMPPGFPGGFGGGGPGRDVEHPEIEVIEWDGRVMATCEMKGLANEHVSIAFQDNTLHIIGYDGTTRYRSSAVLPPVIESSCNRTFYNGVLELTWLVRDIETPVQTTAEDETEISVTISGDQENETPDHP encoded by the coding sequence ATGAGTGATACCCCACCGGAAGAGTTTAAGAATATCGAGGAACTACTGAAGAAGGTCCTTGGCCAGACACTGGGCACCGGGCAGATCCGCCCTGGTGTTATCGGTGTCAACATCATCCTTGCAGGTGGAATGCCCCCCGGCTTTCCCGGAGGATTTGGCGGAGGGGGTCCGGGACGGGATGTTGAGCATCCCGAGATAGAGGTCATAGAATGGGATGGCAGAGTGATGGCTACATGCGAGATGAAAGGTCTTGCAAATGAACATGTCAGCATCGCGTTTCAGGATAATACCCTCCACATAATTGGGTATGACGGAACCACCCGGTATCGCAGTTCGGCCGTTCTTCCTCCCGTGATTGAGTCCTCCTGCAACCGGACATTTTACAACGGTGTTCTCGAGCTGACCTGGCTGGTCAGGGATATCGAGACACCTGTCCAGACGACTGCAGAGGATGAGACCGAGATATCTGTTACAATATCAGGTGATCAGGAGAATGAAACTCCTGATCACCCATAA
- a CDS encoding CDC48 family AAA ATPase → MNQSGGIRLEVKRAAEEDAGKGIARLHQAVMRALGIVNGEFVELLGAKRAVAAAWSTQNTGHGRSEIAIDGEIRSNAGCGIDDKVLVKRVLAHDLHKVVLQPVTGVTLNNPEILLAKKLRGRPVLEGQTVRIDLIGNTVNFIVSRLEPKGVGVVTFSTEVILHDVPYQTEEVRHEESVIHYEDIGGLSREISLIREMIEIPLRYPKVFERLGIDPPKGVLLYGPPGTGKTLLAKAVASEVDAHFVPLSGPEVMSKYYGDSEKKIREIFDSAREKAPSIIFIDEIDSIAPKRQETSGEVERRVTAQLLTMMDGLASRGQVVVIAATNIPDAIDPALRRGGRFDREIEIGIPDRAGRLEIYHVHTRNMPLAPDVDLESYAELSYGFVGADIALHCKEAAMHALRGIMVQMKEGQEVPPEVIDNLVISDRDFIEARKSVEPSAMRELYIEVPEVPWEMVAGLDRVKYEIEKVIEWPIKRKEAFEKLKIRPPKGILLFGPPGTGKTLLAKAIAAKSRMNFIAIKGPELLSKWVGDSEKQVREAFRKARQSAPAIIFFDEIDALVQKRGQQSGTSRVGESVLSQILTEMDGIEELKDVIVVAATNRPDMLDPAILRPGRIEKHIYIPAPDVLARESILSLYLGDIRELLDPSISLQDLAGRMQYFVGADIQAFVRELKLIVLEEIFSLDAESAEQYQIRIQEDQITRALEAVKGTLGSKTLEGFEIGAWELLYPRSQRDILMRAAVAVNHADKINLLAPLPEGIGLIVSELRDITFWQEKNFARIADLTRDLDLFLKQVRAEQ, encoded by the coding sequence ATGAACCAGAGTGGGGGAATCAGACTTGAGGTCAAGCGTGCTGCAGAGGAGGATGCGGGAAAAGGGATAGCACGGCTCCACCAGGCAGTGATGCGTGCACTCGGGATCGTGAATGGTGAGTTTGTCGAACTCCTGGGGGCAAAACGTGCGGTGGCCGCTGCCTGGAGCACCCAGAATACTGGTCATGGCAGAAGCGAGATTGCGATAGATGGTGAGATACGTAGTAATGCCGGGTGCGGTATCGATGACAAGGTACTGGTAAAACGGGTTCTGGCTCATGATCTTCACAAGGTTGTGCTCCAGCCGGTGACCGGTGTCACCCTCAACAATCCGGAGATCCTGCTCGCTAAAAAACTCCGGGGCCGGCCAGTTCTTGAGGGACAGACCGTCAGGATAGACCTAATCGGCAACACAGTCAACTTCATTGTCTCCAGGCTTGAGCCGAAAGGTGTCGGGGTAGTGACCTTCTCCACCGAAGTCATCCTTCACGATGTTCCGTACCAGACCGAAGAGGTCAGGCACGAAGAGTCGGTCATTCACTACGAGGATATCGGTGGGCTGTCTCGTGAGATCAGTCTGATAAGGGAGATGATCGAGATCCCTCTCCGGTACCCGAAGGTGTTTGAACGGCTCGGGATCGATCCGCCCAAGGGTGTGCTTCTCTACGGCCCACCCGGGACAGGGAAGACACTCCTTGCAAAAGCAGTTGCAAGCGAGGTAGATGCCCATTTTGTCCCGTTATCCGGTCCTGAAGTGATGAGCAAGTACTACGGTGACTCTGAGAAGAAGATCCGAGAGATATTTGATTCAGCACGGGAAAAAGCACCTTCAATTATATTTATTGACGAGATCGACTCGATTGCACCCAAACGGCAGGAGACATCCGGTGAGGTTGAACGCCGGGTGACGGCCCAGTTGCTTACCATGATGGACGGGCTTGCATCCAGGGGCCAGGTGGTTGTTATTGCAGCCACGAACATCCCGGATGCCATAGATCCTGCTCTCCGGCGGGGAGGAAGGTTTGACAGGGAGATCGAGATCGGTATCCCTGATCGGGCAGGGAGGCTTGAGATCTACCACGTCCATACCAGGAATATGCCACTCGCACCAGATGTTGATCTCGAGTCATATGCCGAACTGAGTTATGGATTTGTCGGTGCCGATATCGCCCTTCACTGTAAGGAGGCTGCGATGCATGCTCTTCGTGGAATCATGGTCCAGATGAAGGAAGGGCAGGAGGTTCCTCCCGAGGTGATCGACAACCTCGTCATCTCTGACCGTGATTTCATCGAGGCACGTAAATCGGTTGAGCCCTCTGCGATGAGGGAACTGTATATCGAGGTCCCGGAAGTCCCCTGGGAGATGGTGGCAGGCCTTGACAGGGTAAAATACGAGATCGAGAAGGTGATTGAATGGCCGATCAAACGAAAGGAAGCGTTTGAAAAACTGAAGATAAGACCTCCGAAAGGAATCCTGCTCTTCGGTCCTCCAGGGACCGGAAAAACCCTGCTTGCAAAAGCGATTGCAGCAAAATCCAGGATGAACTTCATCGCGATCAAAGGGCCCGAACTCCTCTCCAAATGGGTTGGAGACTCTGAAAAACAAGTCCGTGAGGCGTTCAGAAAGGCTCGGCAGTCTGCCCCGGCCATCATCTTTTTCGACGAGATCGACGCCCTTGTTCAGAAGCGTGGGCAGCAGTCCGGGACCTCAAGGGTGGGGGAGAGTGTGCTTTCACAGATTCTCACCGAGATGGATGGGATTGAGGAACTGAAGGACGTCATTGTGGTTGCAGCAACGAACCGACCTGACATGCTGGATCCGGCCATCCTCAGGCCTGGCAGGATAGAGAAGCACATCTACATCCCTGCACCTGATGTTCTGGCCCGTGAGTCAATCCTCTCGCTCTATCTTGGTGATATCAGAGAATTACTCGATCCTTCAATCAGCCTTCAGGATCTGGCTGGTCGTATGCAGTACTTTGTTGGCGCAGATATTCAGGCCTTTGTCAGGGAACTCAAACTGATCGTCCTTGAAGAGATCTTCTCACTCGATGCAGAATCAGCAGAACAGTATCAGATCAGGATTCAGGAGGATCAGATCACCCGTGCCCTTGAGGCCGTGAAAGGAACCCTTGGAAGCAAAACCCTTGAAGGATTTGAGATCGGAGCATGGGAGCTCCTCTACCCTAGATCACAACGCGATATCCTGATGAGGGCAGCAGTTGCTGTGAACCATGCCGATAAGATAAACCTCCTTGCACCGTTACCTGAAGGTATCGGATTGATCGTCTCCGAACTCCGAGATATCACCTTCTGGCAGGAGAAAAATTTTGCCAGGATTGCTGATCTGACCCGGGATCTGGATCTCTTTCTCAAACAGGTCCGGGCAGAGCAGTAA
- a CDS encoding DUF2180 family protein, with product MKCYVCAKQGKTTEAVGICIICGMGLCMDHVIREERSVWEGGYPFPAQKMKKTLPRILCRDCAEAVREE from the coding sequence ATGAAATGTTATGTCTGCGCAAAACAGGGGAAGACAACCGAGGCGGTTGGTATCTGCATCATCTGTGGAATGGGGCTCTGCATGGATCATGTAATCCGTGAGGAGCGTTCTGTCTGGGAAGGTGGATATCCATTCCCTGCACAGAAGATGAAGAAAACCCTACCCAGGATTCTCTGCAGGGACTGTGCTGAAGCAGTCAGAGAGGAGTGA
- a CDS encoding 5-formyltetrahydrofolate cyclo-ligase, which yields MNTTVPAGGKTIPISKEVLRNILRERRWALSEAERVEKSLKICECLKEVIIPGEEVLVYCAKDPEVETSRIISYLLDQDIPVIVPIIQKEDVSLRLSYLQDPSCLVSSTFHVPEPIGSEIPANPADVTSAIIPMLGFDRSGARLGYGAGYYDRFLSENRHIRTIGLAYSCQEEPLLPTDANDISMEVIVTEEEIIHRGQGMS from the coding sequence ATGAATACTACAGTCCCGGCAGGGGGTAAAACCATACCAATCAGTAAAGAAGTACTCCGGAATATTCTCCGGGAACGCAGGTGGGCATTGTCAGAAGCGGAACGGGTGGAGAAGAGCCTGAAGATCTGTGAATGCCTCAAAGAGGTCATCATCCCCGGCGAAGAGGTTCTTGTCTACTGTGCCAAGGATCCTGAGGTTGAAACCTCCCGAATCATCTCGTATCTTCTGGACCAGGATATTCCGGTCATTGTTCCGATCATTCAGAAAGAAGATGTAAGTCTTCGTCTTTCGTATCTGCAGGATCCCTCCTGCCTTGTCTCAAGCACGTTTCATGTGCCAGAGCCTATCGGTTCAGAGATCCCTGCAAATCCCGCTGATGTGACGTCAGCCATTATCCCGATGCTTGGGTTTGACCGGTCAGGTGCACGGCTTGGGTACGGAGCAGGGTATTATGATCGGTTTCTCTCAGAAAACCGGCACATTCGGACCATCGGGCTTGCCTACTCATGCCAGGAAGAGCCTTTGCTCCCTACCGATGCAAATGATATCAGCATGGAGGTCATCGTGACCGAGGAAGAGATTATTCACAGGGGGCAGGGTATGTCATGA
- a CDS encoding thioredoxin family protein, with protein sequence MTETKVSEIDDRGWEHAVERNSEPVLVMFFSPTCRHCTQMEPHVEELAREFSPSVRFFRLNILTSGWIAERYGVMATPTFIYFCGGKPIQTRVGAVFPAMLKKMVEEMVQNGDECRLRSTEIEYEISGYG encoded by the coding sequence ATGACAGAAACAAAAGTCTCAGAGATCGATGATCGTGGGTGGGAGCATGCAGTAGAGAGAAACAGCGAGCCGGTTCTTGTGATGTTCTTCAGTCCGACCTGCAGGCACTGCACCCAGATGGAGCCGCATGTTGAGGAACTGGCACGAGAGTTCTCACCATCAGTCAGGTTCTTCAGGCTGAATATCCTTACGTCCGGCTGGATCGCCGAGCGGTATGGCGTCATGGCAACCCCGACATTTATCTACTTCTGCGGTGGTAAGCCAATCCAGACAAGAGTTGGTGCAGTCTTCCCTGCAATGCTGAAAAAAATGGTTGAGGAGATGGTGCAAAACGGTGACGAGTGCCGTCTGCGGTCTACCGAAATAGAATACGAAATTAGTGGTTATGGGTGA
- a CDS encoding inorganic phosphate transporter has product MEPILIIGIAVALLFNFLNGLHDAANSISTIVATRVLTPVQAVALAAFFNLIGPLFFTTAIAKTIGKGIIVPGWLTLEVIIIGILVASFWIYFTAYIGIPISSTHAMIGGLIGAAVAYGGYSVVILPTLQILEGLVWYGIAGIIAGAVILTLLARWNKEENLKMYAGLGGYFGFVFSIPLCIALHLLPISGIISIVLFIVISPSLGLALAFLLGCLVIRICRNKDHRMMNHIFNKLQIVSSAFYSIGHGSNDAQHAMGIITAMLVTAGVLTDFSVPLWVILLSSAAISLGTLTGGWRIVQTMAKRITHLRPYQGFCAETGGGIVLLLVTLFGVPVSSTHAISGCIMGVGATQGSSSVNWGVVRRIVTAWVITIPLTAAFSWIVFSAYLAIWG; this is encoded by the coding sequence ATGGAGCCAATCCTCATCATCGGCATCGCCGTGGCACTCCTCTTTAACTTTTTGAACGGGCTGCACGACGCTGCAAACTCAATATCTACAATTGTTGCAACCAGGGTTCTCACGCCAGTTCAGGCAGTGGCTCTTGCAGCCTTCTTCAACCTTATAGGTCCGCTCTTCTTCACAACCGCCATTGCAAAGACGATCGGAAAAGGGATCATTGTCCCTGGATGGCTGACTCTTGAGGTGATTATTATTGGGATTCTGGTTGCCTCGTTCTGGATCTACTTTACTGCGTACATCGGTATTCCCATATCATCCACCCATGCCATGATCGGCGGGCTCATCGGGGCAGCCGTGGCCTATGGTGGGTATTCGGTTGTGATTCTCCCGACTCTTCAGATCCTTGAAGGCCTGGTCTGGTATGGAATTGCCGGAATCATCGCAGGTGCAGTTATTCTGACACTTCTTGCACGGTGGAACAAGGAAGAGAACCTGAAGATGTATGCAGGACTTGGTGGATACTTCGGGTTTGTGTTTTCGATCCCACTCTGCATCGCCCTTCACCTCCTCCCGATTTCCGGAATTATCAGTATCGTCCTTTTCATCGTGATCTCCCCGTCTCTCGGGCTTGCGCTGGCATTTCTGCTCGGCTGTCTCGTGATCAGGATCTGCAGAAACAAAGATCACAGAATGATGAATCATATCTTCAACAAGTTGCAGATCGTATCATCAGCATTCTACAGTATCGGTCATGGCAGCAACGATGCACAGCATGCAATGGGTATCATCACCGCCATGCTGGTGACAGCCGGGGTGTTGACCGACTTTTCTGTGCCCCTCTGGGTAATTCTCCTCTCAAGTGCAGCAATATCACTGGGCACTCTTACCGGCGGGTGGAGGATCGTTCAGACGATGGCAAAACGTATCACTCATCTTCGCCCGTATCAGGGATTCTGTGCAGAGACCGGCGGTGGAATCGTCCTCCTTCTGGTCACTCTCTTCGGAGTTCCGGTCTCAAGCACCCACGCAATCAGTGGGTGCATCATGGGAGTCGGTGCAACCCAGGGGAGTTCGTCTGTCAACTGGGGTGTTGTCAGGCGGATTGTAACCGCATGGGTCATCACTATCCCGCTGACTGCTGCATTCTCTTGGATTGTTTTTTCAGCATACCTTGCAATCTGGGGCTGA